From Rhodococcus sp. B7740, one genomic window encodes:
- a CDS encoding ATP-binding cassette domain-containing protein, with protein MLAVDDLCIDAGHSRIVRHVSFEIPAGRRLGLLGASGSGKSMIASALVGALPPGITCSGSILVDGHDVTGVSTPRRPRTARPAMVFQDSATALNPMVTVGKQLRTPDASTLLERVGLRDTERILAAHPLELSGGQRQRVCIAVALARESPLVIADEPTTALDVVSQARVLDALREVASLLLITHDIAVAAQLCDHLMVLDSGRIVESSSTAEILDSPRSDVVVRMLDRARAADPFRQLVAR; from the coding sequence GTGCTCGCCGTCGATGACCTCTGCATCGACGCCGGACACTCGCGCATCGTCCGGCACGTGTCCTTCGAGATCCCCGCCGGTCGACGCCTCGGCCTTCTGGGTGCGTCGGGATCGGGAAAGTCGATGATCGCTTCGGCGTTGGTCGGAGCGCTGCCGCCGGGCATCACCTGCAGCGGCAGCATTCTCGTCGACGGCCACGACGTCACCGGGGTTTCGACGCCCCGGCGACCGCGCACCGCCCGCCCGGCGATGGTGTTCCAGGATTCGGCCACCGCACTGAACCCGATGGTCACCGTCGGCAAGCAACTCCGCACGCCCGACGCCTCGACGCTGCTCGAGCGTGTGGGTCTGCGCGACACCGAACGCATCCTGGCCGCGCACCCGCTCGAGCTGTCCGGTGGTCAGCGTCAACGCGTCTGTATCGCAGTCGCATTGGCGCGCGAGAGCCCGCTGGTGATCGCGGACGAACCGACGACGGCCCTCGATGTGGTCAGCCAGGCGCGGGTACTCGACGCACTTCGTGAGGTGGCCTCGCTGCTGCTGATCACGCACGACATCGCCGTCGCCGCACAGCTGTGCGATCACCTGATGGTTCTCGACTCGGGACGCATCGTCGAATCGAGTTCCACGGCAGAGATTCTCGACAGTCCCAGGTCCGATGTCGTGGTGCGCATGCTCGATCGAGCTCGCGCCGCCGATCCGTTTCGTCAGCTGGTAGCGCGATGA
- a CDS encoding thioesterase domain-containing protein → MTVVNDLSHLALTDLDPSDYAVPTIAPIRTTGHLDPVFCIHPLVGLVDCYAGLAPHVDDDRPIYGVQVPASGERAESLAALAAQYADDIVRIQTDGTVHLLGMSFGGVLAHAIAVELQNRGVTVGALTLLDSDPVRARAEGADLLGAMGDEIDRSHVEELLAVASHNDELVQRHLPGIYFGNVLAVSSLGTDSGSAWHPFVCGTVAKYLVPDATSFDVVGPLVDSYLG, encoded by the coding sequence ATGACTGTCGTGAACGATCTATCGCATCTGGCTCTCACGGATCTCGACCCGTCCGACTATGCGGTGCCGACCATCGCGCCGATCCGAACCACCGGACACCTCGACCCCGTGTTCTGCATCCACCCGCTGGTGGGTCTGGTCGATTGCTACGCAGGCCTGGCACCTCACGTCGACGACGACCGCCCCATCTACGGCGTCCAGGTACCCGCGTCCGGTGAGCGCGCCGAATCCCTCGCGGCACTGGCGGCGCAGTACGCCGACGACATCGTTCGCATCCAGACCGACGGCACCGTCCACCTCCTCGGCATGTCGTTCGGTGGCGTTCTCGCCCACGCCATCGCCGTCGAACTGCAGAACCGGGGCGTCACCGTCGGCGCACTGACGCTGCTGGACAGCGACCCTGTCCGGGCCCGCGCCGAGGGCGCAGATCTGCTCGGAGCCATGGGTGACGAGATCGATCGCAGCCACGTCGAGGAATTGCTCGCCGTCGCGTCGCACAACGACGAACTCGTCCAGCGCCACCTGCCCGGCATCTACTTCGGCAACGTCCTGGCCGTCTCGTCCCTCGGTACCGACTCCGGTTCCGCGTGGCACCCCTTCGTCTGCGGCACCGTCGCCAAGTACCTCGTGCCCGACGCCACCTCGTTCGACGTCGTCGGCCCTCTCGTCGACAGCTACCTCGGCTGA
- a CDS encoding amino acid ABC transporter ATP-binding protein, protein MTSVSLVGKDIHLSFGTNKVLRGVSIDVPAGTTTTVIGPSGSGKSTLLRALNRLHEPEQGDILLDGKSVLKDNPDQLRQRIGMVFQQFNLFPHKSVADNIALGPQKLLGLSKEAARAAAMDQLELVGLANKADSRPGNLSGGQQQRVAIARALAMKPEVMFFDEATSALDPELVKGVLALMADLAKGGMTMVVVTHEMGFARSVSNRVLFMDHGSAVETGTPEQLFDDPHTDRLKAFLSQVL, encoded by the coding sequence ATGACTTCTGTTTCGCTCGTAGGCAAGGACATCCACCTGTCCTTCGGTACCAACAAGGTGCTGCGCGGGGTGAGCATCGACGTCCCGGCCGGCACGACCACCACGGTCATCGGCCCGTCGGGCTCGGGCAAGTCGACGCTGCTGCGTGCTCTCAATCGACTGCACGAACCCGAACAAGGCGACATCCTGCTCGACGGCAAGTCGGTGCTGAAGGACAACCCCGACCAGTTGCGTCAACGTATCGGCATGGTGTTCCAGCAGTTCAACCTGTTCCCGCACAAGAGCGTTGCCGACAACATCGCGCTCGGCCCGCAGAAGCTGCTCGGCCTGTCCAAGGAGGCTGCTCGCGCGGCCGCGATGGATCAACTCGAGTTGGTCGGCCTGGCCAACAAGGCGGATTCGCGTCCGGGCAATCTCTCCGGCGGACAGCAGCAGCGCGTCGCCATCGCGCGAGCACTGGCCATGAAGCCGGAGGTGATGTTCTTCGACGAGGCCACCTCCGCTCTCGACCCCGAGCTGGTCAAGGGCGTGCTGGCGCTGATGGCCGACCTCGCGAAGGGCGGCATGACAATGGTGGTGGTGACCCACGAGATGGGCTTCGCGCGATCGGTGTCCAACAGGGTGTTGTTCATGGATCACGGCAGCGCCGTCGAAACCGGAACGCCGGAGCAGTTGTTCGACGATCCGCACACCGACCGACTGAAAGCTTTTCTGTCGCAGGTGCTGTAG
- a CDS encoding LLM class F420-dependent oxidoreductase: protein MYMAVKIGVQLQPQHAPDYQLIRDAVLRSEDAGVDIVFNWDHFYPLYGDLDGAHFECWTMLGAWAEQTSNVEIGALVTGGGYRNPDLLADMARTVDHISGGRLILGIGAGWNEKDYDNFGYEFGTAGSRLALLKESLARIRHRLDVGNPAPTRDIPILIGGGGEKKTLKMVAEYAHIWHSFADLEALKRKSEILAEHGTTVGRDVSGITRSVSWPGADTAQDFVDAGATLFTVGTGGPEYDLTELGEAIAWRDAHR, encoded by the coding sequence ATGTACATGGCCGTCAAGATCGGTGTTCAGCTTCAGCCCCAGCACGCTCCCGACTATCAGTTGATCCGCGACGCGGTGTTGCGATCGGAGGATGCGGGTGTCGACATCGTCTTCAACTGGGATCACTTCTATCCGCTGTACGGCGACCTCGACGGCGCGCACTTCGAGTGCTGGACGATGCTCGGCGCCTGGGCCGAGCAGACGTCGAACGTCGAGATCGGCGCGCTCGTCACCGGCGGCGGCTACCGCAATCCGGACCTGTTGGCCGACATGGCGCGCACCGTCGACCACATCAGCGGCGGCCGGCTGATTCTCGGCATCGGCGCTGGGTGGAACGAGAAGGACTACGACAACTTCGGCTACGAATTCGGCACGGCCGGTTCGCGTCTGGCCTTGCTGAAGGAGAGCCTGGCCAGAATCCGACACCGACTCGATGTCGGAAACCCGGCTCCCACCCGCGACATCCCGATTCTCATCGGCGGTGGCGGTGAGAAGAAGACCCTGAAGATGGTCGCCGAGTACGCGCACATCTGGCACAGCTTCGCCGACCTCGAGGCGTTGAAGCGCAAGTCCGAGATCCTCGCCGAGCACGGCACCACCGTCGGGCGCGACGTCTCGGGCATCACTCGATCGGTCTCGTGGCCGGGCGCGGACACCGCCCAGGACTTCGTCGACGCCGGAGCCACCCTGTTCACCGTGGGTACCGGAGGCCCCGAATACGACCTCACGGAACTGGGCGAAGCCATCGCGTGGCGGGACGCGCACCGGTAG
- a CDS encoding PhoX family protein, with protein sequence MKPLPLFAVHDGSSKRSALTCKYKCGDACFHEVPNTSKGEYFGDIVKTAMSRRGVIKGGAMAVLAVGAGSALAACSTDEPAATGSATSSASGADTPPVDGVDFVAVEPNTEDAVVIPEGHEQAVVIRWGDPVVEGAPAFDFDNQTAAAQAMQFGFNNDFAGLLPVEGTPNAFLLAVNHEYTTEPAMFKGYDAEKPTREQFDIALAAHGLTVVQVQGEADSGKLTPTMGRYNRRITGTTEFVVTGPAAGSDFLKTSADPTGTRVLGTFNNCSGGLTPWGTVLSGEENFNQYFGNAESVTETVAADRLARYGIEGAASDRKWETFDKRFDLAQEPNEANRFGYIVEVNPWDPQSAPIKHTALGRFKHEAATIHVTDDGTVVAYSGDDERFDYMYKFVSSRTMMPGTGAAAMRNNLTLLDAGTLYVATLTGDTPDEIDGSGTLPANGEFRGTGTWIPLLETGEDGRGTSLVDGMSAEEVAVFTRQAGDKVGATKMDRPEDFEPNPVTGKVYVALTNNTNRGTEGKAAADEANPRNANKNGQVLELDDDHAGTSFTWNLLLVCGDPNEADTYFGGFDKSQVSPISCPDNLAFDSKGNLWVSTDGNALDSNDGLFAVVLDGPRRGETRQFLTVPAGGETCGPIVSDERVVVCVQHPGESDDATADAPISHWPDGGDTQPRPSVVAVWKSA encoded by the coding sequence ATGAAGCCACTACCCTTGTTCGCGGTTCACGACGGAAGCTCCAAGCGATCGGCATTGACGTGCAAGTACAAGTGCGGCGATGCGTGTTTCCACGAGGTTCCCAACACCTCGAAGGGTGAATACTTCGGCGACATCGTCAAGACCGCGATGTCGCGGCGCGGAGTGATCAAGGGCGGTGCCATGGCGGTGCTCGCCGTCGGTGCCGGTAGCGCTCTCGCCGCGTGCTCGACCGACGAGCCCGCCGCCACCGGAAGCGCAACCTCCAGCGCGTCGGGTGCCGACACCCCGCCGGTCGACGGCGTGGATTTCGTTGCGGTGGAACCGAACACCGAGGATGCCGTCGTGATACCCGAGGGCCACGAGCAGGCTGTCGTGATCCGCTGGGGCGATCCAGTCGTCGAGGGCGCTCCCGCGTTCGACTTCGACAACCAGACCGCTGCTGCGCAGGCGATGCAGTTCGGCTTCAACAACGACTTCGCCGGCCTGCTTCCGGTGGAGGGCACACCGAACGCGTTCCTGCTGGCGGTCAATCACGAGTACACCACCGAGCCGGCGATGTTCAAGGGCTACGACGCGGAGAAGCCGACGCGCGAGCAGTTCGACATTGCCCTCGCCGCACACGGCCTGACGGTGGTTCAGGTTCAGGGCGAGGCTGATTCGGGCAAGCTGACGCCGACGATGGGCCGATACAACCGTCGCATCACCGGGACGACGGAGTTCGTCGTCACCGGCCCGGCCGCGGGCAGCGACTTCCTCAAGACCAGCGCCGACCCGACGGGTACCCGCGTGCTCGGCACGTTCAACAACTGCTCGGGTGGTCTGACGCCGTGGGGCACGGTGCTCTCCGGTGAGGAGAACTTCAACCAGTACTTCGGCAACGCGGAGTCGGTCACCGAGACCGTCGCCGCCGATCGCCTCGCCCGCTACGGCATCGAGGGCGCCGCCAGCGATCGCAAGTGGGAAACCTTCGACAAGCGCTTCGATCTCGCTCAGGAGCCCAACGAGGCCAACCGATTCGGCTACATCGTCGAGGTCAACCCGTGGGATCCGCAGTCGGCTCCGATCAAGCACACCGCGCTGGGACGATTCAAGCACGAGGCCGCCACCATCCACGTCACCGACGACGGCACCGTCGTCGCCTACAGCGGTGACGACGAGCGGTTCGACTACATGTACAAGTTCGTCTCGAGCCGCACGATGATGCCCGGCACCGGCGCGGCCGCGATGCGCAACAACCTGACGCTGCTGGACGCAGGCACGCTGTACGTCGCGACCCTCACCGGCGACACTCCCGACGAGATCGACGGCTCGGGCACCCTGCCCGCCAACGGCGAGTTCCGCGGCACCGGAACGTGGATCCCTCTGCTCGAGACCGGCGAGGACGGCCGCGGCACGTCACTCGTCGACGGCATGTCGGCCGAGGAGGTCGCGGTGTTCACCCGCCAGGCGGGCGACAAGGTGGGCGCAACCAAGATGGACCGTCCGGAGGACTTCGAGCCCAACCCGGTGACCGGCAAGGTCTACGTCGCGCTGACCAACAACACCAACCGAGGCACCGAGGGCAAGGCCGCGGCCGACGAGGCCAACCCCCGCAACGCCAACAAGAACGGCCAGGTGCTCGAGCTCGACGACGACCACGCGGGCACGTCGTTCACCTGGAACCTGCTGCTGGTGTGCGGTGACCCGAACGAGGCCGACACGTACTTCGGCGGCTTCGACAAGAGTCAGGTCAGCCCCATCTCGTGCCCCGACAACCTCGCCTTCGACTCGAAGGGCAACCTGTGGGTCTCCACCGACGGCAACGCTCTCGACTCCAACGACGGCCTGTTCGCCGTGGTGCTCGACGGCCCGCGTCGTGGTGAGACTCGTCAGTTCCTGACGGTTCCCGCGGGCGGCGAGACCTGTGGTCCCATCGTCTCCGATGAACGGGTGGTGGTGTGCGTGCAGCACCCGGGCGAAAGCGACGACGCCACCGCCGACGCACCGATCTCGCACTGGCCCGACGGCGGCGACACCCAGCCGCGGCCCTCCGTCGTCGCAGTGTGGAAGTCGGCGTAG
- a CDS encoding ABC transporter substrate-binding protein/permease, whose translation MVAVRASRALVVLVLGLLMALTLAACGTSNSDDQAAAGPTDLCAPPGVDSASSTPTNFDAAAAAATEDRYTTDNVTPLDRIDTNALGLATPGVLTVGTLSDAPPSICLDSAGQYTGYDNELLKAVADKLGLQINFSGTEFSGLLAQVAGRRFDVGSSSITTTDERRNTVGFTNGYDFGYFSLVAQTGGPISRFEDLNASTRIGVVQGTVQDDYVVNTLGLDPVKFPDYNTAYANLRTGQIDAWVAPSQQAEGLVKPEDGTAITQNTFSLNNFVGWAVARDNQPLIDALNSGLDAVIADGTWATLYSDWVPRELPDGFKPGSKAAPEPELPDFAAIAAQNDANAPEAVAVQPKSTLAQLGDTFFDWSLYKSAIPDLFKVGLPNTLILALASGIIGTVLGMLLALAGLSRTRWLRWPARVYTDIFRGLPAVVIILIIGLGIGPVVQGVTGGNPYWLGAAALSLLAAAYIGEIFRSGIQSVEAGQMEAARALGFSRRRSMNLVVVPQGVRRVLPALMNQFISLIKDSSLIYFLGLLATQRELFAVGRDLNAQTGNLSPLVAAGLFYLVLTVPLTHLVNYIDKRLRTGKAEQTLDPVEQAVVVERG comes from the coding sequence ATGGTTGCCGTACGCGCTTCACGCGCGCTCGTGGTTCTCGTTCTCGGACTGTTGATGGCCCTCACGCTCGCCGCGTGTGGAACGTCGAACTCCGATGATCAGGCGGCCGCAGGTCCCACCGACCTGTGCGCCCCTCCCGGAGTCGACAGTGCGTCGTCCACGCCGACGAACTTCGACGCTGCCGCAGCGGCCGCGACGGAGGACAGGTACACGACGGACAACGTCACCCCGCTGGACCGCATCGACACGAATGCCTTGGGATTGGCGACGCCGGGAGTGTTGACCGTCGGCACTCTCTCCGACGCCCCGCCGAGCATCTGCCTCGACTCGGCCGGCCAGTACACCGGCTACGACAACGAACTGCTGAAGGCCGTCGCGGACAAGCTCGGGCTGCAGATCAACTTCTCGGGCACCGAGTTCTCGGGCCTGCTCGCCCAGGTTGCGGGCCGCCGCTTCGACGTCGGGTCGTCCTCGATCACGACGACGGACGAGCGACGCAACACCGTCGGATTCACCAACGGATACGACTTCGGCTACTTCTCCCTCGTCGCTCAGACCGGCGGTCCGATCAGCCGCTTCGAGGACCTGAACGCGAGCACCAGGATCGGCGTGGTGCAGGGCACCGTGCAGGACGACTACGTGGTGAACACGCTCGGCCTCGATCCGGTGAAGTTCCCGGACTACAACACCGCCTACGCGAACCTGCGGACCGGTCAGATCGACGCCTGGGTGGCTCCGTCGCAGCAGGCCGAGGGCTTGGTCAAGCCCGAGGACGGCACCGCGATCACACAGAACACGTTCTCGCTGAACAACTTCGTCGGCTGGGCCGTCGCCCGTGACAATCAACCACTGATCGATGCGCTGAACTCCGGGCTCGACGCGGTGATCGCCGACGGCACCTGGGCCACGCTCTACTCCGACTGGGTTCCTCGCGAGCTGCCCGACGGCTTCAAGCCCGGCAGCAAGGCAGCCCCGGAGCCGGAGCTACCCGACTTCGCCGCCATCGCCGCGCAGAACGACGCGAACGCTCCCGAAGCGGTTGCGGTCCAGCCGAAGTCGACGCTGGCGCAGTTGGGCGACACGTTCTTCGACTGGTCGCTGTACAAGTCCGCCATCCCCGACCTGTTCAAGGTGGGCCTGCCCAACACGCTGATTCTGGCGTTGGCGTCGGGCATCATCGGTACGGTCCTGGGCATGTTGCTGGCTCTGGCCGGCCTCTCCCGCACGCGCTGGTTGCGCTGGCCCGCCCGCGTCTACACCGACATCTTCCGCGGACTGCCCGCCGTGGTCATCATTCTGATCATCGGACTGGGCATCGGACCCGTGGTGCAAGGTGTGACCGGCGGCAATCCGTACTGGCTCGGCGCTGCCGCCCTCTCGCTGCTCGCCGCCGCGTACATCGGCGAGATCTTCCGATCCGGCATCCAGAGCGTCGAAGCCGGTCAGATGGAAGCAGCCCGGGCACTCGGATTCAGCCGTCGTCGTTCGATGAACCTGGTGGTCGTCCCGCAGGGTGTCCGACGCGTCCTGCCGGCGCTGATGAACCAGTTCATCTCGCTGATCAAGGACTCGTCGCTGATCTACTTCCTCGGACTGCTCGCCACCCAACGTGAGCTGTTCGCGGTCGGTCGAGATCTCAACGCGCAGACCGGAAATCTGTCCCCGCTCGTCGCGGCCGGATTGTTCTACCTGGTGCTGACCGTGCCGCTCACCCATCTCGTGAACTACATCGACAAGCGACTGCGCACCGGCAAGGCCGAGCAGACGCTGGACCCGGTCGAGCAGGCCGTCGTCGTGGAAAGAGGCTGA
- a CDS encoding TIGR04338 family metallohydrolase, producing the protein MSRARDAQRAAVYDAEQLVRTMFDRAEERGLRMVEVMGSQITLPIERKFASIESVQAYVDAVLGLDWVAATWPEAGRVITVRARSGSAAAHYESDTATIAVPLHRGNRAWALRELVVLHELAHHFAEENEQQHGGAFVDRYITLVGEIVGSEAGFVLRAMMAESGVRIG; encoded by the coding sequence ATGAGCAGGGCGAGGGACGCGCAGCGAGCGGCCGTCTACGACGCCGAGCAACTGGTCCGCACCATGTTCGATCGCGCCGAGGAGCGAGGTCTTCGCATGGTGGAGGTGATGGGTTCTCAGATCACGCTGCCGATCGAGCGCAAATTCGCCTCCATCGAGTCGGTGCAGGCGTACGTCGATGCGGTGCTCGGGCTGGATTGGGTCGCCGCCACCTGGCCCGAGGCCGGTCGTGTGATCACCGTCCGGGCCCGTTCGGGTTCGGCTGCGGCGCATTACGAATCGGACACCGCCACCATTGCCGTGCCCCTGCATCGGGGTAACAGGGCCTGGGCGCTGCGAGAGCTGGTGGTGTTGCACGAGCTCGCACACCATTTCGCCGAGGAGAACGAGCAGCAGCACGGCGGCGCATTCGTCGACCGCTACATCACCCTCGTCGGCGAGATCGTCGGCTCCGAGGCCGGGTTCGTACTGCGCGCGATGATGGCCGAGAGCGGCGTCCGCATCGGCTGA
- the ggh gene encoding glucosylglycerate hydrolase produces the protein MGDRGFTSTQLAARAAYLLRGNDLGTMTSAAPRLYPHMWSWDAAFVSVGLAPLSVERAVVEMDTLLSAQWKNGMIPHIVFANGVDGYFPGPARWATGTLASHAPMSPQTSGITQPPVHAIAVQRILDHSKRHGRTTRAVAEEFLDRRWGDLVRWHRWLAQARDVDDNGRIAVFHGWESGMDNSPRWDSAYANVVPGEMDPYFREDKAVISDASQRPSNLEYDRYIWLVEEMKQVGYDDDALKTKMSFAVEDVFVSAIFAVACDVLATIGEDHSRPHSDVRELRSWAEKFRKGVIATTDARSGGARDFDLRTGQWIGTETIAMFAPLLCGGLPREQERNLIRIFEGTRFCGHPDLRYAVPPSTSPVSKDFRAREYWRGPVWPVMTWLFSWAFARRGWSERSLSLRDEGLRQASDGSFAEYYEPFTGKPLGSMQQSWTAAAVLDWLG, from the coding sequence ATGGGCGATCGAGGTTTCACTTCCACGCAGTTGGCGGCGCGCGCGGCATATCTGCTCAGGGGCAACGACCTGGGCACCATGACCAGCGCGGCCCCGCGACTGTATCCGCACATGTGGAGCTGGGATGCGGCGTTCGTCTCGGTCGGGCTGGCTCCGCTGAGCGTGGAGCGGGCCGTGGTGGAGATGGACACCTTGCTCTCCGCGCAGTGGAAGAACGGGATGATCCCGCACATCGTCTTCGCCAACGGTGTCGACGGCTACTTCCCCGGTCCTGCGCGGTGGGCGACCGGCACGCTCGCGTCGCACGCACCGATGAGCCCGCAGACCTCGGGGATCACCCAACCGCCGGTGCACGCGATCGCGGTGCAGCGCATCCTCGATCATTCCAAGCGCCACGGACGTACGACGCGTGCCGTCGCCGAGGAATTCCTCGACCGCCGCTGGGGTGATCTGGTGCGGTGGCATCGCTGGCTCGCTCAGGCCCGCGATGTCGACGACAACGGACGGATCGCGGTCTTCCACGGCTGGGAGTCGGGGATGGACAATTCGCCCCGCTGGGATTCGGCCTATGCGAATGTGGTTCCCGGAGAGATGGATCCGTACTTCCGAGAGGACAAGGCGGTGATCTCCGACGCCTCCCAGCGGCCGAGCAATCTCGAGTACGACCGCTACATCTGGCTGGTGGAGGAGATGAAGCAGGTCGGGTACGACGACGATGCATTGAAGACGAAGATGAGCTTCGCCGTCGAGGACGTGTTCGTCAGCGCCATCTTCGCGGTGGCATGCGATGTGCTCGCGACCATCGGCGAGGACCATTCACGTCCCCACTCCGATGTTCGGGAGTTGCGGTCGTGGGCGGAGAAGTTCCGCAAGGGAGTCATCGCGACGACGGATGCGCGCTCCGGTGGGGCCCGTGACTTCGATCTGCGGACGGGCCAGTGGATCGGTACCGAGACGATCGCGATGTTCGCCCCGTTGCTGTGCGGCGGACTGCCCCGCGAACAGGAACGAAACTTGATCCGCATCTTCGAGGGCACGCGGTTCTGCGGGCACCCGGATCTGCGCTATGCCGTTCCGCCGTCCACGTCCCCGGTGTCGAAGGATTTCCGTGCCCGTGAGTACTGGCGCGGGCCGGTGTGGCCGGTGATGACGTGGCTGTTCTCGTGGGCGTTCGCGCGTCGTGGGTGGTCGGAGCGGTCACTGTCGTTGCGCGACGAAGGCTTGCGTCAGGCCAGCGACGGCAGCTTCGCCGAGTACTACGAGCCGTTCACCGGAAAGCCGCTCGGCAGCATGCAGCAATCCTGGACGGCCGCGGCCGTGCTGGACTGGCTGGGGTAG
- a CDS encoding glycoside hydrolase family 25 protein: protein MVFSRTSRALFGLFSAGVIACAAPGIASAVPQGPDVSSWQHIDGTAIDWHAVKAAGHGFAMVKATEGLDYVNPYFVEDSIVMRTANVARGAYHYADVTLSPELQGAYYSALVLGINGPGDLPPVLDLEDAKGRSPAEVIDWTHRYLDTVQTLTGRQPIIYTYPNFWRTAMADTHEFADYPLWIADYNDELGPLPGGWTNWLFWQFTDRGTIPGIDGRTDINHYAGTPESLRALARW from the coding sequence GTGGTCTTCTCTCGCACCTCACGTGCTCTGTTCGGATTGTTCTCGGCCGGTGTCATCGCCTGTGCTGCTCCCGGGATCGCGTCGGCCGTTCCGCAGGGCCCGGACGTCTCGTCGTGGCAACACATCGACGGCACCGCGATCGATTGGCATGCCGTCAAGGCGGCGGGCCACGGATTCGCGATGGTCAAGGCCACCGAGGGTCTGGACTACGTCAACCCGTACTTCGTCGAGGATTCCATCGTCATGCGCACGGCGAACGTGGCGCGCGGGGCGTACCACTACGCCGATGTGACGCTCTCACCCGAGTTGCAGGGCGCGTACTACTCGGCACTGGTGCTGGGCATCAACGGCCCGGGTGATCTGCCGCCGGTGCTCGACCTCGAAGACGCGAAGGGGAGGTCGCCTGCCGAGGTCATCGACTGGACGCACCGGTACCTCGATACCGTCCAGACGCTGACCGGCCGTCAGCCGATCATCTACACGTATCCGAACTTCTGGCGGACGGCGATGGCCGACACCCACGAGTTCGCCGACTATCCGCTGTGGATCGCCGACTACAACGACGAGCTGGGGCCGCTGCCCGGCGGCTGGACGAACTGGCTGTTCTGGCAGTTCACCGACCGCGGCACCATTCCCGGAATCGACGGACGTACCGACATCAATCACTACGCGGGCACACCTGAATCGCTGCGGGCACTCGCTCGGTGGTGA
- a CDS encoding SDR family oxidoreductase, with the protein MTRTALVTGASRGLGAHIARLLAPDHHVLLGGRSAESLEAVSSELPGATPWPVELTDPDAVAAAASGIDSLDVLVHNAGVAALGTVEESTAEDWRRQYEVNVIAVVELTRLLLPALRKANGHVVLINSGAGIRANPGWGGYAASKFALRAFGDALRQEEPTLRVTSVHPGRIDTEIQREIVAHEGGEYDGSKFLQPSTVALAVRNAIDTPADAHPTELVLRTR; encoded by the coding sequence ATGACTCGTACTGCGCTGGTGACCGGGGCAAGCCGTGGCCTCGGGGCCCATATCGCCCGATTGCTCGCCCCGGATCACCACGTCCTGCTCGGCGGACGATCGGCCGAGTCTCTCGAGGCCGTCTCGTCGGAACTGCCGGGAGCCACCCCGTGGCCGGTGGAACTGACCGATCCCGACGCGGTGGCCGCAGCCGCGTCGGGCATCGATTCTCTCGACGTGTTGGTGCACAACGCCGGAGTCGCAGCGCTGGGCACCGTCGAGGAGTCGACGGCGGAGGACTGGCGGCGACAGTACGAGGTGAACGTCATCGCCGTCGTCGAGCTGACTCGGCTGCTCCTACCCGCGCTGCGGAAGGCCAACGGCCATGTGGTGCTGATCAATTCGGGTGCCGGCATTCGCGCGAACCCGGGTTGGGGCGGCTACGCGGCGAGCAAGTTCGCCTTGCGCGCATTCGGTGATGCACTGCGACAGGAGGAGCCGACGCTTCGAGTGACCTCGGTTCATCCCGGACGGATCGACACCGAGATTCAGCGCGAGATCGTCGCACACGAGGGTGGGGAGTACGACGGCTCGAAGTTCCTGCAGCCCAGCACCGTTGCCCTCGCGGTGCGAAACGCCATCGATACCCCCGCCGATGCTCACCCCACGGAACTGGTGCTGCGCACCAGGTGA
- a CDS encoding DinB family protein, with product MTTENTDITRMLDEQRANFLITVRGISDEQARTRTTASELTLGGLLHHVISNERHWMKVIAELDDTAEFDMESAGGEYVMADDETVAGLITEWEEVARSTTDALATLDLNLSVPVPTAPWAPERIWQSARFTVLHILREISQHAGHADIIREELDGANTTRTWASEAGMSF from the coding sequence ATGACCACCGAGAACACCGACATCACCAGAATGCTCGACGAACAGCGCGCGAACTTTCTCATCACCGTGCGCGGCATCAGCGACGAGCAGGCGCGTACCCGCACGACCGCCAGCGAACTCACCCTCGGCGGACTGCTGCATCACGTGATCAGCAACGAACGGCACTGGATGAAGGTGATCGCCGAGCTCGACGACACGGCCGAGTTCGACATGGAGTCCGCCGGCGGCGAATACGTCATGGCGGACGACGAGACTGTCGCAGGGCTCATCACCGAGTGGGAAGAGGTGGCGCGCTCCACCACCGATGCCTTGGCGACGTTGGATCTGAATCTGTCCGTCCCGGTCCCGACGGCACCCTGGGCACCCGAACGCATCTGGCAGAGCGCACGATTCACGGTGCTGCACATCCTGCGCGAAATCTCGCAGCATGCAGGGCACGCGGACATCATTCGCGAGGAACTCGACGGAGCGAACACCACCCGGACCTGGGCATCCGAGGCGGGGATGAGCTTCTAG